GGATTCGCTGTGCGTTGTTAACCAGCAGGTCGGCCTCGCGCAGGGTGGGTGCGGCCTCGGCTCTGGCCAGCGCCGCGTCGAATTCGGCGCTGGAGTAGCCGACGTCATTGGAGCCGGCGCCGGTGGTGTGCAGCGGCGCGAGGAACTCGATCATGGAGGGATAGTCCCCTTGCCAGCCGGCGCGGAATGCGGAGTTGATGGTGCGGTTGGTGATCTGGGTGCGAAAACCCGCGAACGTTGGCTGCGGCGCGCCGACGGCGTCGATGCCCAACACGTTCTTGATGCTGTTGGCCACCGCGTCGACCCACTCCTGGTGGCCGCTGTCGGCGTTGTAGGCGATGGCGTATCGGCCGCTCCACGGCGAGATTGCGTCGGCTTGGGCCCAAAGTTGGCGGGCTCGCCCGGGGTTGAAATCCAACACCTCGTTACCCGGGATATTCGGGTCGAATCCCGGCAGTGAGCGGGCGGTGAAATCGCGCGCCGGGCTGCGGGTTCCATTGAAGATCTGCTGACAGATCTGCGGACGGTTGATGGCCGCCGACAAGGCCAACCGGCGCAGCCGGCCCTCCTCGCCGCCGAAGTGCGGCAGCCGCAGCGGCGTGTCCAGGGACTGGTTGACCGCGGCGGGCCCGCTGGTGGCATGGTCACCCAGGTCGCGCCGGTAGATGGTCAGGGCACTCGACGGAATCGTGTCCAGCACATCGAGATTGCCGGACAGCAGATCCGAATAGGCGGTGTCGAGGTTGGCGTAGAACTCGAACCGCAGACCCTTGTTGCGGGGTTGGCGGTTGCCGTGATAGTCGGGGTTGGGCACC
The nucleotide sequence above comes from Mycobacterium pseudokansasii. Encoded proteins:
- a CDS encoding peptide ABC transporter substrate-binding protein, producing MVRAALAWLASVASVLLVAAGVTACGGGLLSPDVVLVNGGEPPNPLIPTGTNDSNGGRILDRLFAGLMSYDASGKPSPEVAQAVETTDNVNYRIVLKPGWKFTDGSPVTAHSFVDAWNYGALAANAQLQQQFFSPIEGYDDVATGDANRTTMSGLRVVNDLEFSVRLKAPTVDFVLRLGHSSFYPLPDAAFRDMAAFGRNPIGNGPYKLDTGADGPVWEHNVRIDLVPNPDYHGNRQPRNKGLRFEFYANLDTAYSDLLSGNLDVLDTIPSSALTIYRRDLGDHATSGPAAVNQSLDTPLRLPHFGGEEGRLRRLALSAAINRPQICQQIFNGTRSPARDFTARSLPGFDPNIPGNEVLDFNPGRARQLWAQADAISPWSGRYAIAYNADSGHQEWVDAVANSIKNVLGIDAVGAPQPTFAGFRTQITNRTINSAFRAGWQGDYPSMIEFLAPLHTTGAGSNDVGYSSAEFDAALARAEAAPTLREADLLVNNAQRILFRDMPVVPLWDNIAVVGWSTEVSNVRVTWNGLPDYENIVKA